ATGATGGCATCCTCTCAAGCACTGGAGTACGGCGATAAAAATCATCAAGCCGCAGTGAAACAAGACTTGGGACACAAATACGAACCCGTGATGTTTGACTGAATTTGCAGCGAGTGATGCGCAGAAGTTTTAGGGACTCTGATAAGATCTTGTCACATGGCAACTCACAGCGGTCAAATTCTAGATGTTGCAAAGCCGGACATCTGGAGAAATCAAGGAAACTGCCCACCATCCGTACACCGTGAAGCTCAAGCGTCGACAAGTGCCGCGAGACAAAAGGCAGGATGCCTAGATTAATCTGGTGATAGAAGGCTGTATTCTGCCGGATGGAGACCTGGAGAAACTGAACCATACGCAGCAGAGCATGCTTAATCCAGAGGTTTAGCCGGGATGTCTCGTTGAGGTCTTCGCTGAACACGATGAACCTGAGCAGACATGTGTGGAGAGGCACACTTTCACGGAGCAGCAGAAAATGGTCCACGAACCCCTGGAGACCCTTCACGGTCCACAGCTTCCTCTTGTCACGGTCACCAATGCGCAATGCCGTGACAGACTTCCAGAGGTCGAGCCACCGCTTGGCGAGCACGCACGTCCTCACGGCATCCTGCGTCGGCAGGAAGGAGAGAACGTGGTGGAGCACCGTGTCCGGGAGAGCCCCAATGTGGTCGGCGTCGGTCGGCAAAGGCTCTTCCATCCCCTCCTTCCCCgtaggcatttcgtcgaacaggcCGCGGGCGTTAGCGCTCTGCGAAACAGAAACCGATCAGAAGACAGGAAGGGGGCGTGGATGGACCAAAGAGACTGAAACACGGAGGCCGCCTCGCCAGTGCCGGCACAGCCACAGagcacctcacctcacctcgtCTCGCCTCGCTGCCGGCAGCGCCTCCACCGGCCGgagttgcagcagcagcagcagcagggagaCGCAGCACGGCCCGGTAccaacggcggcgacgctcGCTGGGCTCGAGGCGATCGGATCGCGCGGACGGAGGAGAACCAGGCGAGGGATCACCGTGGAATGGAAGAATCgagaggagcgcggcggcggcggcggcggcggcggcggcgcgacgaccccgagaagcggaggaaggcggtggttAAAGAGAGAGAGACGTGTGACACGTGTCCACGTTTCACGGAGGCGATAGGCCTTCACTTCACTTCGGCCTTGTTTGGATGGGCCTAGGCCCATACACATTCATGGGCCTGTATGAAAACCCATCCAAacgaggcttttttttttttttttttgcgaaatgAGATCAcagaggaattttttttaaggtaaAGAGAGATTTCATTAATGACTAAACAAAGGATTATACATTCTTTGTCCAGGAGATCAAGAATTTCTGCAGGAGCACATAATCTCCATTCCAGATCAATTCCTGAACCCATTACCATTTGGGCTAAAGCATGAGCCATCTTATTAGAATCTCTCTTTATCTTTTGCACCTGCATCTGTGTCAAACACTGCATCGCCGCTTTAACTTCTGAGATCATGACACTCCAATCTGCTCTTGAGACACTTGTCGCGTTTAAATCAGTAACAACGCTTGCATTGTCAGATTCTAAGATCACAGAGGAATTATGAGATCACATAAACAAGTTGCACAAGGAAGTGCAAAGCATACCGATTCATGTTCATTTATCAGCAGTAACGTCTCAGCTTCTGATAAACCTTAGAAGTACGCAACTCACGTCCTCGACACCGTAACAAGATTCACAACCCTCACGACCACAATCCAAGTCAGGCTCACTACATAAGTCTTGAGTATAGTTGTCACGCTCTCGAGATTCCGACGAACACTAATCAAAGAAATTGGAGGAATCGGAAAAGAATTGAGCGGAagaacacagagagagagacgtgaggaagaagaagaactcaGAAATTAGcagaagagagaggatagatTTAGAATTCGAAATTTGATTACAAAGTTCTCTGCTCCTCTCGAAGCTTCTGCCGGTCTTTATAGCACAGCGCTAGAagacctctctctctcactgacTGTGGCCCACAACTAATGGACCCAGTCCTCTCCCGAATACTTGGTATTTGGTTTCTTGAGCCGGCCTGATATCCTGGGCTGTGCGGTTGGACTGGCCCTGGGCTGTTTGCTCCTTGTAATGTAGTTGTCATCAGTTGTCGCTGCCGTGACATTCCCCCGTGCATGAAACGAAGCTTGACCGCAAGCTTCATTTCCAGGAAAACGATGACAGAGTTCATGATAATTCTCCCAGGTAACCATGGTAGGATCATTACCAGACCAACGAACTTGGACGAGAAGTACCTGCTTAGAGCCCTTACGAAACAGACGGCGATCCAAAATCTCGGCTGGTACAACCGCTGATGCTTCGTCAGGATTGAGCACTGGCAAGGAATCCTGAAATGACTCTCCTGGCGCCAAAGCCTTCTTCAATTGCAAAACATGAACCACGGGATGGATCAGACTTGATTCAGGAAGTGCTAACTTATAAGCCACTGTGCCAACGCGAGCCAGAATTTGAAAAGGCCCATAAAAACGAAAAGACAACTTCCGATTAGCTCTGGTAACCACGGATTGCTGAACAAACGGCTGCAATTTCAGATATGCCCAATCGCCAACAGCAAAAGACCTTTCAGAATGACCCTTGTCGGCTTGCACTTTCATGCGTGTTTGAGCGCGCAGCAGATGCTCTCTAATCAGAATTTGCATCTTAGCCTGATCATGTAGCCAGTCAGTTAACTCAGGAGACAAGCAAGCAGCATTGGCAGACAATCCAAAATAACGTGGTTTGTGCCCATATAATACCTCAAAAGGAGTCGTGCCCAGAGATGAGTGAAAAGAGGTATTGTACCAATACTCGGCCAGAGCCAACCATTTAGCCCAATGAGAAGGACAAGCATGGACAAAACAACGAAGAAAGGTCTCCAAGCATTGGTTCACACGCTCTGTTTGCCCTCCGTTTGAGGGTGATACGAAGAACTCATTCGCAATTGAGTACCAGCTAAGTGGAAGAGAGTCGTCCACAAAGTACTTGTGAAGATCCGATCCCGATCAGAGATGATGGACTGAGGTAAGCCGTGGAGACGATGAATATGTTGCATAAATGCTTCAGCCACATCCAGTGCTGTAAAAGGGTGAGCAATAGGGACAAAATGACTATATTTGGAAAATttatccaccaccaccaaaatACAGTTGAAAGATGCAGATTTCGGTAGCCCTTCAATGAAATCAAGCGACACAATTTGCCAAGCATGATCCGGAACAGGCAGAGGTTGTAACATACCAGGATAACGGACATGTTCAGACTTAGCGCATTGACAAATGTCACAAGCTTGCACAAATTTAGCAACAGATGACCGGAGACcaggccaagcaaacaactgaCGCACCCGCTGATAAGTCACATTCGCCCCAGAATGCCCACCAACGGCAGCTGTGTGCAGATTGCTCAAAATTTTTAACTGCAACTCTGTATTCTTGCCAATCCACATACGGTTCTTATAATACAGAACTCCATCCTTAAGATGAAAATCAGGAATTGCCTGTGCACTGAAACTTAACACCTGCACTTTGCTTAAAGCATCCGCATCTTGTGCATATCCAGCAACAACCTCAGAGATCCATTCAGGAATACATACAGACAAAGCCGACAATTCCTCCTGACCAGGAACAGGATAACGAGAAAGGGCATCAGCAGCCTTATTATCAAGTCCTTGTCGATAGCATATTCTGTACCGGAGTCCCAAAAGTTTAGTTAACGCCTTTTGCTGCCACGAAGTTGTTAACCGCTGATCTGTCAAGAAAAACAAACTACGATGATCTGTCCTAATAAAAAATTCATCATGTTGAAGATAAGAGCGCCAATGCTCTACAGCCAACATAATGGCTAAACTTTCTTTCTCATAGGTGGATAGACCTTGATGACGTGGTCCCAATGCCTTACTGAGGAATGCTATGGGATGATTCTGTTGCATTAACACAGCCCCAATACCTTTATCAGAAGCATCTGTCTCAATAACAAATTGTTGAGAAAACTCTGGCATAGCAAGAACAGGGGCTGAAACAAGAGCAGATTTAAGAGCCTGAAATGCATCCTGAACTGTCGGTGTCCACAGAAACATATGTCCCTTTCGAAGTAAATTGGTCTGAGGTTTGCTCAGGATTCCATAATGGCGCACAAATTTGCGATAATACCTGGCCAATCCCAAGAAGCTACGCAATTCTTTTACTGATTGAGGAGGTGGCCAATCACGAACTGCCTGAATTTTCTCGTCATCAGTGGCGACCCCATTTGGACTGATAATGTGACCAAGATAGGCTAGCCGCTATTGAGCAAAAGAACACTTGCTGCGCTTCACCTTAAGTTGATGTcgagtcaagatttgaaaaactGCCCTAAGATGAGCCTCATGATCCTCCAAAGTTTTACTGTAGATGAGGATATCATCAACAAAGACTAAAACGCAACGACGCAGCAAGAAGGAGAGAATACCGTTCATGACACCTTGAAATGTGGCTCGTGCACTAGTCAACCCAAATGGAATCACACAAAACTCAAAGTGTCCATTATGTGTTTTAAATGCAGTTTTGTGTTCGTCCTCCACCTTCATCCGGATTTGATGATAACCGGAGCGAAGATCTAGCTTGGTAAACCATTGAGCGCATGTCAATTCATCCAATAATTCATCTATGATAGGCAAGGGATACTTATTCTTCACAGTAATCGCATTAAGATGGCGATAATCCACACAAAACCGCCAAGAGCCATCTTTCTTTTTGACTAAAAGCACAGGTGAGGAGAATGGACTGCTGCTGGGCTGAAAAATTCCCTTGGTAAGCATTTCACTGACCTGAGATTTGGACCGGCCCTAGGCTGTGTGCTCCTTGTACTGTAGTTGTCATCAGTTGTCGCTGCCGTGACAATAGTCGAGAACCCTGACAAATGCGTCAACTAATGCTAATGCTGGCATCCTCTCAAGCACCGTTGTCCGGTCACAAAAGTCATCCAACCACAGAGAAACAAGATTCGGGATATCAGTATGTACCCGCAAGGTCTCACTGAAATTGGAATCAGTTATGCTCAAGAGTTTTACGGAGCTGTAGATGAGATCTTGGCACACTCGAGTATACAATGCTCCAATGCTGGACAGCTCGAGAAGTCGAGGAAGCTGTCGCTGTCGTTTGGCTTTGTACCGTGAAGTTGTAGCCTTGTCTAGTGCTGCCAGGAGACCAGAGGCAGCTCATCGATCGGAACCTGGTCAAAATTGACATCATTCTGGCAGACTCCAAGCTCGAGGAACTGAACATTCAGCCGGACAGTATCGTCGATGCCCCAAAAATCGATTGTGCGAGTTGTCAGTCGTGTCTAATTCGCATTCGATCGCGACCCAGGCGTCCAGCCAACGTTCTGTATTTCTGGTCAGGAAGCAGGCCATGTCAAACATTCGATTGTGCGATGGCGAGGCAGCAGGAGTGCGCGTGAGGATGAATGGAGGAATCGCCGGATCGGAGGACGATGGGCATGGGCAAAGAGGAGATGAATCCTGAGCATAGTGCAAAAAACCGGACCAGTGAGTGACCCGGACGATACCTTGGTTCACCGAtccgacggtctgaccggcggacCGCCGGT
The nucleotide sequence above comes from Oryza glaberrima chromosome 11, OglaRS2, whole genome shotgun sequence. Encoded proteins:
- the LOC127755196 gene encoding F-box/FBD/LRR-repeat protein At5g22660-like; its protein translation is MPTGKEGMEEPLPTDADHIGALPDTVLHHVLSFLPTQDAVRTCVLAKRWLDLWKSVTALRIGDRDKRKLWTVKGLQGFVDHFLLLRESVPLHTCLLRFIVFSEDLNETSRLNLWIKHALLRMVQFLQVSIRQNTAFYHQINLGILPFVSRHLSTLELHGVRMVGSFLDFSRCPALQHLEFDRCELPCDKILSESLKLLRITRCKFSQTSRVRICVPSLVSLRLDDFYRRTPVLERMPSLVEAFVRVVHRTYDCCGYDYINSGDCGNEHCKSCHGIKDDNNCVLLDGLSEAKTLALIDGTISFIFNRDLKWCPTFSKLKTLLLNEYWCVPDEFSALACILEHAPVLENLILQLYSEGPKHTMKIKGNCHPMDRSAAISGHLETVEIRCEVVDKRVLKVLKYLSTFNILFSFEQVKISEEDDSDDNDQEDEEDDDDDFYGEEEEEEEEEEDDEDEDEDD